In Nocardioides bizhenqiangii, the DNA window GACCCCGCGACCGGAACCGGTGGTCGAGTAGCCCGAGCCGCCAGGCGAGGGCGTATCGAGACCCCGCGACCGGAACCGGTGGTCGAGTAGCCCGAGCCGCCAGGCGAGGGCGTATCGAGACCCCGCGACCGTGCCTGCTCGCGGTGGGTTGGTCGCGTAGCGGCGTCTCGATACGTCGCTCGCTGCGCTCGCTCCTACTCGACGACCGGAACCGGTGGTCGAGTAGCGGCGTCTCGATACGTCGCTCGACTGCGCTCGCTCCTACTCGACGAGCGGAGCGGAGCAAGAACGGTCAGGCGCACACCAGCCCGTCGGGGTGAGACTGGGTGCATGACCGACACCCCGCGCGACCGGCTGCGCGAGCTGCTCGATGCCGTGCTCGACGAGGACAACCGCACCCTCGACGACATGGCGGGCGACGCCTACGCGTCGCCGTACCACTTCAACCGGCTCCTCTCCCGCAACGCCTACGAGGCACCGGTGACGATGCGCCGCCGGGTGATGCTCGAACGGGCGGCGTGGCAGATCCGGCAGGGCATGAGCGTCACGGACGCGGCGTGGGAGGCGGGGTACGAGTCGGTCGAGGGCTTCAGCCGCGCCTTCACCCGGGCGTTCGGGCATCCGCCGAGCGCCCCCGCTGACACCCACTGGCTGCCGGCGAAGAACGGGATCCACTTCCACCCACCGATGTCGCTGTGGGTGCACACCACGGAGCAACCGATGAACCCACTGACCGGACAGCTCGTCGAGCACGACCTCGACGACACCCGCCAACTGCTCGAGATCGCCAAGGGCCTGCCCGACGAGGAGTACCGCAAGGAGCGCTTCCCCGCCCACACCGTGCTCCGCTGGGACGGCGAGGACTCCTCCATCGTCAACGTCCTCGAGCACCAGGTCTTCACCAAGGAGGTCTGGCTGGCCGCGATCGAGGGCACCGACTTCCCGCAGGAGAGGGCCAACGACCCGGCCACGCTGCTGGAGCGGCACGACGCTGCCGCCGCACGCTGGCTCGGCTTCGTCCGTGACACCGAGAGCCGCGGCGCCTGGGACGACCGGCTGATCGACGCGCTCTGCGACCCGCCGGAGAGCTTCCAGATTGGCAGCGTGGTCGCGCACGTGCTGACCTTCGCGGCGCACCGGCGCCAGCTGGCGCGGCAGATGCTGCGCGGCGCCGGCGTCGACGTCGACGACGGCGACCCGATCAACTGGCTCCGCGCCCGCCGCGGGGAGGACCGAGGAGACGGAGCAGACGGAGCATGACGAAGCTGACCTACTACACCGCCACCACCCTCGACGGCTACATCGCCGACCCCGACGACTCGCTCGAGTGGCTGTTCCGGCAGGACCAGGACGAGAAGGGCCCGCTCAACTACGACGAGTTCATCAAGGACATCGGCGCGATCGTCATGGGCGCGACGACGTACGAATGGGTCCGGGCGAAGCACCCCGACCAGTGGTTCTACTCGATGCCGTCGTGGGTGATGACCCATCGCGACCTGAAGCCGCCGGTCATCGAGGGCGTGGACGCCGACGTGCGGTTTGCGTCCGGCAGCGTCCGCGAGGTGTACGACGCGATGGTGGCTGCCGCGGGTGGCAAGGACCTGTGGGTGGTCGGTGGAGGCGAACTGGTCGGCCAGTTCGCCGACGAGGGGCTGCTCGACGAGGTGATCACCTACATCGCGCCGGTCACGCTGGGCGCCGGCCGGCCGATCCTCCCGCGCCGGCTCGACCTGGAGCTCCTCGAAGCCACCCAGAACAAGGCGTTCATCGCCGCCCGCTACCGCTACGTCGGGCCGCTCACCGAGGACCGTCGACCGGCCGCTGACTGAGCCGCGAACGCCCTCGACATCCGGGGCGCCCGGGAGCAAGGTAGGGGCCACGGCTTCGATCTCTCGGGAGGATCCATGCTCCGTCGTACCGCCGCGCTGGTTGCTTGCGGCGCCCTCACCACGACCCTGCTCACGTCTCAGGTCGCCGACGGCAGCAGCCCCGGCGCGACGCAGGTGGCCGTCCAACGGCCCGCGCCGCCGAAGGACCCCGTCGCGGTCGGGCGGGGCGGAGCAGTGAGCTCGGTCGACCCCTACGCCTCGCGGATCGGACGCGGCGTGCTGGCCCGCGGCGGCAACGCGGTCGACGCGGCGGTCGCGATGGCGGCAGCCCTCGGCGTGACCGAGCCCTACAGCGCAGGGATCGGCGGGGGCGGCTACTTCGTGTTCTACAACGCGAAGACCGGCCGGGTGACCACCATCGACGGCCGCGAGACCGCACCCGCGGCGATGGAGCCCGATGCGTTCATCGACCCCGCGACCGGCGAGCCGTACCCGTTCTCCCCGGACCTGGTCACCAGCGGCGTCTCCGTCGGTGTGCCCGGGACACCGGCGACCTGGGCGACGGCGCTCCGCCGGTGGGGCACGCTCTCACTGCGGTCGGCGCTCCGGCCCGCCGCCGGGCTGGCCCGCGACGGCTTCGTCGTCGACCGGACCTTCCGGCTCCAGACCAAGGAGAACGCGGCAAGGTTCCGCACCTTCGAGCCGACGTTCGACCTGTTCCTCGACGACGGCCTGCCGGTGGTCGGCAGCCGGTTCCGCAACCCCGACCTCGCCCGCACCTACGAGCGACTCGGCAACCAAGGGACCGACTGGTTCTACCGAGGTCGGCTGGCAGCGGAGATCGCGGCAACCGTCCAGGACCCGCCGCTGAGCGGCCGGACCGACCTGCCGGCACCGCCGGGAAGCATGACGAGAGCTGACCTCGCTGCGTACGAGGCGCTGCTGCAGGCGCCGACCCGGGTCGGCTACCGCGGCTACGACGTCTACGGCATGGCGCCGTCGTCTTCCGGCGGGACGACGGTCGGCGAGTCGCTCAACATCCTCGAGCAGTTCGACCTCGGCGCGATGCGGCGGCGGGACGTGCTCCACCACTACCTGGAGGCGACCGCGCTCGCGTTCGCCGACCGCGGTGCGTACGTCGGCGACCCGGCGTACGTCGACGTCCCGACCGAGGAGCTTCTCGACGACACCTTCGCCAGGGAGCGGGCCTGTCTCATCGACCCCGACACCGCCGCCACCAAGCCGGTCCCGCCCGGCGACGTGTCGTCGTACGACGGGGTCTGCGCAACGCCGCGTGACGGTGCGACCGATCGCGACACCGAGGGCCGGTCGACGACCCACCTGACGGTGGCCGACCGCTGGGGCAACGTGGTCGCCTACACGCTGACCATCGAGCAGACCGGGGGTTCGGGGATCGTGGTGCCGGGCCGCGGGTTCATCCTCAACAACGAGCTGACCGACTTCTCGACGGTCTACGACCCGGACGACCCCAACCGGATCCAGCCCGGCAAGCGGCCGCGCAGCTCGATGTCGCCGACGATCGTGCTGCGTGAGGGGCGCCCGGTGCTGGCGCTCGGATCGCCCGGCGGGTCGACCATCATCACCACCGTCCTCCAGGTGCTCGTCAACCGGCTGGACCTCGGCATGACGCTGCCCAACGCCGTGGCCGCGCCGCGCGCCTCCCAGCGCAACACTGCCGCCGTGACCGCCGAGCAGGCCTTCATCGACACGTGGGGCCCGGTGCTCGAGGACTACGGGCACCAGCTCGTGGTCGCGGGGCCACCCGGCACCAGCCGCGCGGAGATCGGGGCGGTGGCCGCGATCGAGCTCGGCCGGCGGGGGGCGATGACCGCCGTCGCCGAGCCGACGCGGCGGGGCGGTGGCGCGGCGTACGTCGTCCGCCCTGCCGGATGACCACCCCTGTGGTCGAGTGCGAGGCCGCCCGCGGCCGAGCCTCGAAACCACCTACCCTTGAGTGGTGACCTGGACCGAGATCTCCTCCGAGGCCGAGCTGACCGCCCTGCTGGGCGAGCCCACTGCTGCTGCGCTCGGGAAGGAGCGGTCCGCGTTGGCCGACGTGGATCGGGCCTGGTTGGCGGCTTCGCCGTTCTGCGTCGTCGCGACCGCGGACGCCGCCGGCAACCTCGACGTCTCGCCCAAGGGTGATCCGGCCGGCCTGCTCGCCCACGTCGTCGATGACACGACGATCGCGATCGCCGAGCGGCCCGGCAACCGCCGTGCCGACGGCTACCGCAACATCCTCAGCAACCCGCACGTCGGCCTGAGCTTCCTC includes these proteins:
- the ggt gene encoding gamma-glutamyltransferase; translated protein: MLRRTAALVACGALTTTLLTSQVADGSSPGATQVAVQRPAPPKDPVAVGRGGAVSSVDPYASRIGRGVLARGGNAVDAAVAMAAALGVTEPYSAGIGGGGYFVFYNAKTGRVTTIDGRETAPAAMEPDAFIDPATGEPYPFSPDLVTSGVSVGVPGTPATWATALRRWGTLSLRSALRPAAGLARDGFVVDRTFRLQTKENAARFRTFEPTFDLFLDDGLPVVGSRFRNPDLARTYERLGNQGTDWFYRGRLAAEIAATVQDPPLSGRTDLPAPPGSMTRADLAAYEALLQAPTRVGYRGYDVYGMAPSSSGGTTVGESLNILEQFDLGAMRRRDVLHHYLEATALAFADRGAYVGDPAYVDVPTEELLDDTFARERACLIDPDTAATKPVPPGDVSSYDGVCATPRDGATDRDTEGRSTTHLTVADRWGNVVAYTLTIEQTGGSGIVVPGRGFILNNELTDFSTVYDPDDPNRIQPGKRPRSSMSPTIVLREGRPVLALGSPGGSTIITTVLQVLVNRLDLGMTLPNAVAAPRASQRNTAAVTAEQAFIDTWGPVLEDYGHQLVVAGPPGTSRAEIGAVAAIELGRRGAMTAVAEPTRRGGGAAYVVRPAG
- a CDS encoding dihydrofolate reductase family protein, coding for MTKLTYYTATTLDGYIADPDDSLEWLFRQDQDEKGPLNYDEFIKDIGAIVMGATTYEWVRAKHPDQWFYSMPSWVMTHRDLKPPVIEGVDADVRFASGSVREVYDAMVAAAGGKDLWVVGGGELVGQFADEGLLDEVITYIAPVTLGAGRPILPRRLDLELLEATQNKAFIAARYRYVGPLTEDRRPAAD
- a CDS encoding helix-turn-helix domain-containing protein, with translation MTDTPRDRLRELLDAVLDEDNRTLDDMAGDAYASPYHFNRLLSRNAYEAPVTMRRRVMLERAAWQIRQGMSVTDAAWEAGYESVEGFSRAFTRAFGHPPSAPADTHWLPAKNGIHFHPPMSLWVHTTEQPMNPLTGQLVEHDLDDTRQLLEIAKGLPDEEYRKERFPAHTVLRWDGEDSSIVNVLEHQVFTKEVWLAAIEGTDFPQERANDPATLLERHDAAAARWLGFVRDTESRGAWDDRLIDALCDPPESFQIGSVVAHVLTFAAHRRQLARQMLRGAGVDVDDGDPINWLRARRGEDRGDGADGA
- a CDS encoding pyridoxamine 5'-phosphate oxidase family protein, encoding MTWTEISSEAELTALLGEPTAAALGKERSALADVDRAWLAASPFCVVATADAAGNLDVSPKGDPAGLLAHVVDDTTIAIAERPGNRRADGYRNILSNPHVGLSFLIPGRGDTLRINGRARLVSDAPFFDAMVVKGHRPLLAVVVEIDTVFFHCAKAFLRSQLWDPETWDPDGVVPRRAVISHRMEKKDKSVAELDAYYGESYLKGLYG